Below is a window of Drosophila miranda strain MSH22 chromosome 3, D.miranda_PacBio2.1, whole genome shotgun sequence DNA.
TAAAcattaaaaacaaataaaatcagtGCGCACGGAAACTCGATAGCTCCCCCTGTAAGAATAGCTCGAGTCTTTGTGACACCCTGTCTTACACCCGGTCCAAAAAGGTGTGCAACTCTGGTAGGCTAATATAAGCCAAATCATAGGGCTTACTGAGCTCGAGGCAACAATAGGCCCACTAGTCGAAAACTGTGATCCCTCTTGATGTACGatgtacgtacatacatgTTTAAAAAATAacacaattattattatttgattttattgCTCAGAAAATAACTATTATGGCTTGAGTTTCAAGCTGATGAACTTGTGTCCTTTATGGAACATACATGTAGATACATTTAACATTTATGCCTTGCCAGCATTTTCTATACGGAGAGACCATGTACTAGTTTTTGCAATTAATTGACGATTAAAAATCCTGTTCCTAGGTCAATTGACATGACAACATGACTACCCCACATGGAGGCAGCATCacattttcaaaaactatttTGCAACAGAACAATGCGCTCTGTTCTTTGTGATAATTGGTGCGGCAGGCCGCGAAATGTCGAGGAGTTTCGGGAACATTGCTAACAAAAACTGTTTGAAAAATTTACACAAAATACCTCTGTTGTGGGTGTTCACAAAGGCTTCGAATTTACGAATGTTTCATTTATCAAAGTAGCACCAAAAGAACTAGAACTCGCCACGGCAGGTTTCCCTACAACTAAACTATGGAGAGCTGAAGAGTACATAGATGGTAGATAATCACAGAGCAGAGTGCTCAGAGAGTGCTGCATTGTTCCACAACAAAGCAGTTTGGCAGTCAGTCAAATAGCAGAGATATACGTATCAGAGAGaagagagcagagagcagagagcagagaAAGATTGTCAGATTGGAAATCAAGCTGTGAGGAAATCAGTGCAAATTATAGAGTTATAGAGTGAGCATCTGGAGAGGACAGAAGTCAGAGTTGAGGCCGATTCGGCTGCGGATGGATTGGTTCGGCCATTGGTTCGATTTGCTTACCGGTTTCGCTTTGGGCTTCTGCTTGGCCAAACGTTTCTGTTTCAACATCGTCCACAGCGGACGCACAGACACGCACACATACACGGGACAGACAGGGAGACGGGGCAGAGGCCCAGCTTGGTGTGGCAGCCGGCCACGGGCCACGGGCAACGGGCAACGGGCAACGGGCGGAGAGCGAGGGCTGCCAGTGGACGCACAGGATCCGCTTCAATCGATTCAACTCCTGTTCGTTACTGACGGCAAGTGCAACACGCGGGCTGCTGGGAGTAAGAAAAATGATTATGAattataaattatttattgTCTTCTTGGCTTGGCCTTGTCGTGCCGGCATGCAGAAGGAAATTTGTGCTGGATAGAAGGTGAGCCGGACTCTGGTTTCGGGCGTTGGGTATCAAGTCTCATGCAGTGGGTCGTCGGTCGTCTTATACGTAGAAGGATATACACATACGTGCATTCCATTTCATCCCAATTCAAGTATTACAGCTCGCTTTTGTGCGTCGCAAAGTGCAAACAACAAGTACAAACAAATGGAaacgaaacacacacacagatacaattCAACacagaaaataaataagacaCACGAATTCCCATTCACCTGGCACCCAATTATGGGGCACCCACCCCATCCCCATCGGATGCCACCGAACGAAAAGGGTTCTTTTAATGCATGCTAATTGTGTTTACTTAGGAGCGCTGAGGGCCAACAAAGACGCTCAGGCTCAGGACAGAGGACAGAGGACAGAGGACAGAGGACTCAAGCACAAGTACTCACCTTCACGGGTTTCTTTACGGACACTGTGCGGGAATATTGATGGTAGACCTGCACATGGTTCGAGGTGAATTTGCCCAACATCTGTATCAACTGGCCGAGATGCCAGCGACGGTCAGCGGGGATGGCTCTGAAAAACAGTTGAACGAGCTATAATTACTACGACGAGATATTTAGTACGTGtgtatatacgagtatgtgtgtaATAGAGTAGTAGTTTAGGTAAGTGGTGGGAAAATCATGCGCTGCAACGCCTGCGGCGTAGACCTTGGATGACCTTTCCATTGGGATGGCCGCAGATAGCGTGTGAGCGTGTGTCGTCTCAAGTGACAAGCTCAGCCCGAACGGCTGCGGGTCCCGAGTGCCAGGCTCCTCCATTACAGTAATGCGAGCTGCGCTGCTGGCCGAAAGCAGGAGCCAAAGTGAGAGAAAGTAAGCGCAGCAAACAGGGAAAGTTATGCCAAGAATTCCAGCTAAGCATGAATCAAGTGCCAGGCAGGCAGGgcgccagccgtgaaacagaACGAGGCCTCGCGAGGATGAAACAAAAAGCAACGGAAGTCTAAGACTGCGGCCTTCTTAATTTGCGGAATTCAAGACATTCGCTTTCACTCGAGATTATGCTCGAGCATTATAATCCGCTAGCAGAGATGGAGTCCGGATGGAGTGGCGGTGGGGCATACGATGTATGTACCACTACTTGAAGTTCAAtggcacatatgtacatgaaGTATTTACTTAGTACGACTATTAAATACAGAAGAACTGGATTGgaagaaatatatatagaaATATAGAATGAATCCTTGTACGTTTTCGTTGCTTCCCTTGACCCATTTTACTCATTCAACAGTTTGACGTAGAATATCTGAACTACGATCTGAATGCACGGGGAATGTGCCGCAGTGAGCGTGTAGGAGTATGGACATGTGTACCTCAGACTCAGTCCTTGACGCAAAAAGTACAAGGCAAAATCGATACCTTAATTCGATTTTCAGCCACATGTGATTAGGCTCTCTGCGCCCAGTACTCCCTCCTTGGGGCCCTGCCATTCGCCATTCGCCATTCGCCTTCGTCTTCGTCCGGCTATCCGGGGATCTGGCCCCTCCTCTCCAATGATCAGACTTTTCATTGGACTTTAATAAGCAATTGCCTTGCTATTTGTGTGGTTTGGGCCTGTGTGCTGCCATGGAGCGTCGGCAGTGCCCCAACACTAACACTACCCAACGCGAATTAAAGACCGCAAACTTCGAAAGCCGCACCGCTTGCTGCAACCATCCCGGTTTCCAGCGGTTTTCACCCGTAACTTTCAATGTTCCCCGATGCCAAGAGGCCCTTACCGCCGCTTGACGACTGCTCCTGAGTACGACAATCAGTCTGGCAAGTCCCGGGTCCTTGACGCAAAGGAGCAGAGTGTGAAATGTATACGCCAGCCCGCTTTTGCGTCACTTTTTAAAGAGCATCTCCCACTTTGTCTCAGATGAGGTCGGAGGCGGATGAGGCGGACCCAAGGATGGCAAGCCAGCCGTCTCCTTTGAGCCATGTGTCGACACGTGCACAGTGAGCACTGAGCACTGAGCACTGCTTCTACCTTGACTACAGGTTAGAGATACTTCCTTTTGTTACATGGCACACAGCCTTTTCAGTTAGGGAACGAGTATGAAAGCAATTTGTCAATCTCCTTATAAGACCTTCCCAAGGTCTTTCCAGCACGTGCATCAGAATCATAAATGATGATATCCTGATTAGCTCTCAACAGTCCATAATTGAGGCTAACTTTGCACAGACTTTTGCAGTTTTTGAGTGCACAGATGCTCGTCGCAGAATGGCCCGTAATCATTAGAGCCTTTATCTTGGCCCTGGCGGGACTGGTGTGGACACTGTCCACTGTCCAGCGCTGCGAGTGTTGTCAAGTGTCAAGTGTGCTCGGCTGTCCGGATGAATGAGTTCCTAATTGAGATGAGAGCGACGCAGGCGGTGTCCAGGCCGACCCAACCCAGCCAGGAGCCGGGGGCATGCAGCTGCAGTCTCTCCACAAATACGGCGTTTGTGTCTGCTTCTGCCAAAACCTTGATTATTGGCAAACCGAGCAGCGCACCGGGAGGTGGGGAAAGGATAATGGCAAGGACAAACTACAAAGACTGTTGAGCAGTAGGGCGGACAGGGCCGCGTTTGCCCATACTATTCCCTgatgttgtcgttgttgtctCTGCAATCATTCAAGCGCCAGACAAATGCCCTGGTGCTTGTTCATGCCAACATTGTCTCCTCCGACtatgactctgactctgacccACACATTCCATTGCCACACGACAGAGCCTTTTTCCCATTTCGCTGCGTCCTCGACCTGAGCTCCCACCCAAAAGCAAGCAAACAACCAACGGGAGGCGGCGACCACCCCAATACAACAAATTGAATGGTCTGAGCTGCCTAAACTTTTGATTGGTTCGCCCCCTGCAGATGTCCCTCCTCCCTGCCGGCGGAGGCGACCAGGAATACCCACACGAGTGAAGGGATACGGCTATAATCTCTGTAAACATGCATCTTAATTACGTTCATTCATTACGTTCATGAAGGAAGCAATGCATGGGCGAAAATGGACACGGATGGATACTTTCCACGGACTACTCGTACACATATAATCATATAATAACGGCTATGGAAACCAATTTAACCCGAACAGTGGGTTTCGATTTAGAACTTGGGCATTCAGAgctaaaaaatatataagtATGTGGTTGGTAGGTACGTCAATCCTTGATGAACTGGAGAATGCGATCTTCGATGTACGGTCTGAAATTGTCGACCAGACTGACGGCTATGTTGACCTGTCCCTGGGCTAAGCCGCAGATCGGATTGCTGTCCTTAATCTTCTTCCCTATGGCCAGAGTCCAGTCGATCTCCTGTGGGTGGGCCTCGCCCTTGACAAAGCGGTCGAACAACTCGGGCAGCCAGATGGCTCCGTCACGGCAATAGGTGCACTGCTTGCACGTGTGCTTCTCGTAGAACTGGATGGAGCGGAGCATGACCTGGAGGGGGTCGCTCTGCTTGTTTACGACGATCAGAGCGCCAGAGCCGAGACTGCTGCCGGCCGCCTCCAGGCACTCGAAGTCCATCAGCACCTCCCCGGCAACCTGCTTGTTGATCAGAGGGGTGGAGAGGCCGCCGGGGAAGATGGCCAGGAGATTGTCCCAGCCGCCGCGCACTCCTCCCGCGTGCTTTTCGATGAGATCGCGCATCGGCATCGACATCTCCTCCTCGACGGTGCAGGGACTGTTCACCTGTCCGCTTATGTTGAAGAGCTTGGTGCCCGAGTTGTAGGAGCGCCCCAGGTCGGCCCACCACGAGGCTCCTCGGCGCAGGATTGTGGGCAGCACTGCAATGGACTCCGCATTGATCACCACGCAGGGATGCGAGAAGTATCCCTGCTCGGTGAGAAAGGGCGGTCGCCTGCGCGGCCTCCCGATCTTGCCCATCAGGCACTTAACCAGCGCCGTCTCCTCGCCGCAGAGGTAGCGATCCCCTCGCTGGACCAGGATGTCGAACTTGATGCCCGTGTTGCAGGCGCTGGGGCCGAGCAGTCCGTAGCGGTACGCCTCGGCCAGGGCGAACTGCAGATTGCACGCCTCATTGTAGAAGCGGTTCCTCACGTAGATGATGGCCCGATTACAGCCCATAGCAAAGCCGGCCAGCAGGCAGCCCTCAATTATCTTGTGCGGCTCATGGCGAATGATCTCGCGGTCCTTGCACGTCCCCGGCTCGCCCTCGGCGCAGTTCATGACGAGGACCTTGTCCTCCTTGGACTCGGCAGAGCGAAGGAAGTTCCACTTGTTCCCGCAGAAGAAGCCGCCGCCTCCTCGTCCGCGAAGCCCGCTCTGGCACACCTGCTCCATTATCCAGTCGGACCCCTTCTCCAGCAGCACAGCGGTGTGGTACCAGTCCCCTCGTTTGCAGGCGCCTTTGAGGCGCCAATCGTGGCGTCCGTAGAGGTTCTGAAAGACGCGGTCGCAATCGTGCAGCGGCCCGAAGGTCGTCTTCTCATTCGTCAGGCATGACTTTGGAGGAACATTCTTGCCTGCAACAAATGACCGTCTCCATTGCGTCAGCCCGGGCAGTCGATTTAGCTCTATAATCTTCCGAAACATATTTATATACGAAACACGAAAAGTCATTCCTGATTGATAGGTAAAACGAACGGGGGCTAAGACTACGACACATACACCTACTAGATTTGTGTGATGAAACATTTCcgatttatttaaattaaatcgAAACTTAAAGGCCTGCCATAAGCCGTAAATTCAACCGAATTTCTGTTGAGAGCGAGTACCCCCGAACATAGCAATCCATTGGAAATACTTGTCTATGTCGAGGAGAGGAGTTGGTCTAGGCTCCGAGCAGCAAAGAAAATGATGCCATAACGACAGCAGAAGCCACAGCACCCGTGAATTTCCGGGTACCTACCGAGCACACATCTACCCGGACCCACGCCGTAGGTTTCCGACAAATAATGCGAGGATGggacaggcaggcaggcaggcaggcccCTTTTCAATTTATGCAACCATTCGACAGAAATTTGAGTTTAATGGAAGGCAACAAAAGGTGGATGAGCCGCATACGGAAATGTGTCCTCCACAAACATATGTAAGTACTCCCGTCCCCAGAGGGGATCAATTAGCACAAGATGTTGCGCACACACGGCACTGGATTTGGTCCAACTTCCTTTCCCTTCGATTGCCCCCTATGACTGTGGAGCAGACTGTGGAGATTTCTGCACAACTTGCGGCTAATTGCAGCAAACAACAAGAGTTCGCGCCGAGTAAAAGGGGGGCTTTGCAACCAAAAAGGTGATTTCTGCAGAGCGCTGCCAACATCTGGTGCAAATCGTGATCGTATAGGAAAAACGCTCTTGGACTGAAAGTATGTTCGTGGTCCCCACAGTTCTGTCATCTGTTCATTCCCGTCATCTTGCCTGTGCAGCTCGGAGGACTGCCCCTGGACCTCCCTACGGACGTGCTGTTTATTTAACGTTTTATGAGCTTTTGAGGTTATTATTGCTTCCGCTTCTGCCGCCTTCTGCTCCTTGCAGTCACGTTCCTTTCACACCTTCGACAATGCAGCGCGGATCAAATATCGCTGCATACTTTCACGCGCGACCAATGCAAACATCCATCAAGCCCCCAGAGATAGCCCTAATGGTGCGCGTTTCCATTTCCAGTCCACAAATTGAACAGATTGAATCGCGCCTTTGGTATGTGCTTTGTTTAGCCCCCTTTTTGTGCTCCACATGATATTGTGTGCACTTTAGGGGATGCGGAGGAGGGCTTTTCCAGATACTAGAAGTCCAGGTATTGTATATTAAATCCGACCACAAACAAAATCCGACCTCTGCCCCTGCCAATAATCTACTAATGTCTGTATACGTCCGTGCTAGTATCCGTACTTTCCTAATGGATCGGataataatctaaaactatgAGTCTCTTCCAGTGGTGGCATAATTTCTGTCCCAAAGGGGCATTGCTTACATTTGTCACTCTTGGAGAGGGATATTCAATGATCAAATATCTGTATTGGCAGAGGACTTGGGGTTCATTCAAGGGTATCTGTGATACCTGTACACTGTACTATCGTTCATCATTGCATGTAATCTTTATTATTTCCGCACAGATGTCGACAATCCATTTTCCCAGCAAACGCTAAGAGCCTGTCAACGTTGTCAACGTGCGATGAGATGCCACTTGCATTTACCACACCTTTGGGTGTACCGCATGCGTCTAAGGAGTCGATACGAGCACACTAAATAGCCATCAATAGACGCCCCAAGGACGCTTTATCGCATCCGTCCCTGCCATCCCTGCCATCCCTGCCATCCCTGCCA
It encodes the following:
- the LOC108158476 gene encoding NADH dehydrogenase [ubiquinone] flavoprotein 1, mitochondrial, with product MTFRVSYINMFRKIIELNRLPGLTQWRRSFVAGKNVPPKSCLTNEKTTFGPLHDCDRVFQNLYGRHDWRLKGACKRGDWYHTAVLLEKGSDWIMEQVCQSGLRGRGGGGFFCGNKWNFLRSAESKEDKVLVMNCAEGEPGTCKDREIIRHEPHKIIEGCLLAGFAMGCNRAIIYVRNRFYNEACNLQFALAEAYRYGLLGPSACNTGIKFDILVQRGDRYLCGEETALVKCLMGKIGRPRRRPPFLTEQGYFSHPCVVINAESIAVLPTILRRGASWWADLGRSYNSGTKLFNISGQVNSPCTVEEEMSMPMRDLIEKHAGGVRGGWDNLLAIFPGGLSTPLINKQVAGEVLMDFECLEAAGSSLGSGALIVVNKQSDPLQVMLRSIQFYEKHTCKQCTYCRDGAIWLPELFDRFVKGEAHPQEIDWTLAIGKKIKDSNPICGLAQGQVNIAVSLVDNFRPYIEDRILQFIKD